One window of Solwaraspora sp. WMMA2056 genomic DNA carries:
- a CDS encoding helix-turn-helix transcriptional regulator has translation MQPEQPIPSPTLRRRRLGSELRRLRESAGLTGEQVIERVNWASASKLSRLENGRSRPGVGDVMDLLDLYGVTGADRDELVAIARDAGNTRAFLSSYKVMTSRQRAYAELEAGCTEIQEYGAVIIPGLLQTSAYAKVRIMSARPLVGPGDQMTILRQAASSKSANQKQPAGARRQADDPDTEVAARQSRQSMLLRDNGVPRYTAVLEESALGLRCGPPDVMVAQLQHLRAMAQLDNVTLRVLPPGATVASWYLSETAFSIYHFADPEDPSAVAIETLAADIIVNDAPVLERYGQVFDWLCEAARSPAESIDWLAEEIARHVAAGATELSAVGDDEPSPATPAPLSPPATGGTGPGRPAGPPIQRGPRERPTRRTEQATPE, from the coding sequence GTGCAGCCCGAGCAGCCCATACCCAGTCCGACGCTGCGTCGCCGCCGTCTCGGCAGCGAACTGCGGCGACTGCGGGAAAGCGCCGGGCTCACCGGCGAACAGGTGATCGAGCGGGTCAACTGGGCGTCCGCCTCCAAACTCTCCCGGCTGGAGAACGGGCGCAGCCGACCCGGCGTCGGCGACGTGATGGACCTGCTCGACCTGTACGGCGTCACCGGAGCCGATCGCGACGAGCTCGTCGCGATCGCCCGGGACGCCGGCAACACCCGGGCCTTTCTCAGCTCGTACAAGGTGATGACCAGCCGGCAGCGGGCGTACGCCGAGCTGGAGGCCGGGTGCACCGAGATCCAGGAGTACGGCGCGGTCATCATCCCCGGGCTGCTGCAGACCTCCGCGTACGCGAAGGTGCGGATCATGTCGGCCCGGCCCCTGGTCGGGCCGGGTGACCAGATGACGATCCTGCGCCAGGCGGCCAGCAGCAAGTCCGCCAACCAGAAACAACCGGCCGGTGCCCGCCGCCAGGCCGACGACCCCGACACCGAGGTAGCGGCCCGCCAGTCGCGGCAGTCCATGCTGCTGCGTGACAACGGGGTCCCGCGCTACACCGCGGTGCTGGAGGAGTCCGCGCTGGGGCTGCGCTGCGGCCCGCCGGACGTCATGGTCGCCCAGCTGCAACACCTGCGGGCCATGGCCCAGCTCGACAACGTCACGCTGCGGGTGCTGCCGCCGGGCGCGACGGTCGCCTCCTGGTACCTGTCGGAGACCGCCTTCTCGATCTACCACTTCGCCGACCCCGAGGATCCCAGCGCCGTCGCGATCGAGACCCTGGCCGCCGACATCATCGTCAACGACGCCCCCGTACTGGAACGCTACGGCCAGGTCTTCGACTGGCTCTGCGAGGCCGCCCGCAGCCCGGCGGAGTCGATCGACTGGCTCGCCGAGGAGATCGCCCGGCACGTCGCGGCCGGTGCCACCGAGCTCAGTGCCGTCGGTGACGACGAACCTTCCCCCGCCACCCCTGCCCCGCTGTCCCCGCCGGCCACCGGCGGGACAGGCCCCGGCCGACCGGCCGGGCCGCCGATCCAGCGTGGACCGCGCGAGCGTCCCACGCGCCGGACCGAGCAGGCGACACCGGAGTGA
- a CDS encoding DUF397 domain-containing protein, with product MNPADQSVVRIVGGASPTWRTSSRSQSTNCVEVGELAGRSTPVLMRDSKDRSGPVLSFDRTTWREFIDSAKDGEFDLS from the coding sequence ATGAACCCAGCAGATCAGTCCGTCGTGCGGATCGTCGGCGGCGCCTCGCCCACCTGGCGCACCAGTAGCCGCAGCCAGAGCACCAACTGCGTGGAGGTCGGGGAACTGGCTGGTCGCAGTACGCCGGTGCTGATGCGCGACAGCAAGGACCGGTCCGGGCCGGTGCTGTCGTTCGACCGCACCACCTGGCGTGAGTTCATCGACAGCGCCAAGGACGGCGAGTTCGACCTGAGCTGA